In one window of Thermodesulfobacteriota bacterium DNA:
- the atpD gene encoding F0F1 ATP synthase subunit beta has product MSEVQRTAAGLTAEGVGKERNIGRITQVIGPVLDIEFPPGRLPAINNAVRVTNKSISNDEWNLVTEVAQHLGENTVRCIAMDASEGLVRGTEAWDTGAAITVPVGKPVLGRIINVIGEPVDELGPIASEKKYGIHRPAPTFEQQSTKMEVFETGIKVVDLLTPYLKGGKIGLFGGAGVGKTVLIMELINNVAMQHGGFSVFGGVGERTREGNDLWEEMKESGVLGKTALVYGQMNEPPGARARVALTALTMAEYFRDEENQDVLLFIDNIFRFVQANSEVSALLGRIPSAVGYQPTLGTDVGGLQERITSTLNGSITSVQAIYVPADDLTDPAPATTFAHLDATTVLSRQIAELGIYPAVDPLDSTSRILDPQIVGDEHYSTARRVQAILQKYKDLQDIIAILGMDELSEEDKLVVARARKIQRFLSQPFFVAEQFTGTPGKYVSVKDTIKGFNMIANGELDDIPEQAFYMVGTIEEALEKAEKIRASV; this is encoded by the coding sequence ATGTCCGAAGTCCAGAGAACAGCAGCCGGCCTGACAGCCGAGGGTGTCGGGAAGGAAAGGAATATCGGCAGGATCACGCAGGTCATCGGCCCGGTGCTCGACATCGAGTTCCCGCCCGGCAGGCTCCCGGCCATAAATAACGCCGTGAGGGTCACCAACAAGAGCATCAGCAATGATGAATGGAACCTCGTTACCGAAGTCGCCCAGCACCTCGGTGAAAACACGGTAAGGTGCATAGCCATGGACGCGAGCGAAGGCCTCGTAAGGGGCACCGAGGCCTGGGACACCGGCGCCGCCATAACCGTCCCGGTCGGCAAGCCCGTCCTCGGGCGCATAATAAACGTCATCGGCGAGCCGGTCGACGAGCTCGGCCCCATAGCGAGCGAGAAGAAGTACGGCATACACCGCCCTGCCCCGACCTTCGAGCAGCAGTCGACCAAGATGGAGGTCTTCGAGACCGGCATCAAGGTCGTCGACCTCCTCACCCCCTACCTTAAGGGCGGCAAGATCGGCCTCTTCGGCGGCGCGGGCGTTGGGAAGACCGTGCTCATCATGGAGCTCATCAACAACGTCGCCATGCAGCACGGCGGGTTCTCGGTCTTCGGCGGAGTCGGCGAGAGGACAAGGGAAGGAAACGACCTCTGGGAGGAGATGAAGGAGTCTGGCGTTCTCGGGAAGACCGCCCTCGTCTACGGGCAGATGAACGAGCCCCCTGGAGCGAGGGCAAGGGTCGCTCTCACGGCGCTCACGATGGCCGAGTACTTCAGGGACGAGGAGAACCAGGACGTCCTCCTCTTCATAGACAACATATTCAGGTTCGTGCAGGCCAACTCGGAAGTCTCCGCGCTCCTGGGCCGCATACCCTCGGCCGTCGGATACCAGCCGACGCTCGGCACCGACGTGGGCGGCCTCCAGGAGAGGATCACCTCGACGCTCAACGGCTCCATCACCTCGGTGCAGGCCATATACGTGCCGGCGGACGACCTGACCGACCCGGCCCCTGCGACGACTTTCGCGCACCTTGACGCAACCACCGTTCTTTCGAGGCAGATAGCCGAGCTCGGCATCTATCCTGCCGTGGACCCGCTGGACTCCACCTCGAGGATCCTCGACCCGCAGATAGTCGGCGACGAGCATTACTCCACCGCAAGGCGGGTGCAGGCGATACTCCAGAAGTACAAGGACCTACAGGACATCATCGCCATCCTCGGCATGGACGAGCTCTCGGAAGAGGACAAGCTCGTGGTCGCCCGCGCGAGGAAGATACAGAGGTTCCTCTCGCAGCCTTTCTTCGTGGCCGAGCAGTTCACCGGAACGCCCGGCAAGTACGTAAGCGTGAAGGACACCATCAAGGGCTTCAACATGATAGCCAACGGCGAGCTTGACGACATCCCGGAGCAGGCCTTCTACATGGTCGGCACCATAGAAGAGGCGCTGGAGAAGGCCGAGAAGATACGGGCGAGCGTCTAA
- a CDS encoding F0F1 ATP synthase subunit epsilon has protein sequence MLEIVTPQRKLLSMEVEETTAPGQEGEFGVLAGHTPFLTVLKPGEVAFKKGAESGVLAVGRGYAEVLPGKTTILVDTAARESEIDVEAARKEAQEASAVLGSLSQDDAAYAQAQDRLEYAQARLRVKEKGRA, from the coding sequence TTGCTCGAAATAGTAACACCCCAGAGGAAGCTCCTCTCAATGGAGGTCGAGGAAACGACCGCCCCCGGACAGGAAGGCGAGTTCGGGGTGCTCGCGGGGCATACCCCGTTCCTCACGGTATTGAAGCCCGGCGAGGTGGCCTTCAAGAAAGGCGCTGAATCAGGCGTGCTCGCCGTGGGGAGGGGCTACGCGGAGGTGCTGCCCGGGAAGACCACCATACTGGTCGACACTGCTGCAAGGGAATCCGAGATCGACGTTGAGGCCGCCAGGAAGGAAGCCCAAGAGGCTTCCGCGGTCCTCGGCTCCCTGAGCCAGGATGACGCGGCCTATGCGCAGGCCCAGGACAGGCTCGAGTACGCGCAAGCCAGGCTCAGGGTAAAGGAAAAGGGCAGGGCTTAG
- a CDS encoding MXAN_5187 C-terminal domain-containing protein yields MGDREDIEILDGKIIRLKVEYEQYFARVLKREPSKLRNDIEKTILSLNGRTINNTSTKFKLNSIVARYNSYRQHWDRVLRAIEEGTYVRKAEGAPGQVAAEAGRPAPSSQPVQAQKAGAKGPAPSDGGFEDIYKRYIEARKECREPVEGITVESLKKTIEQYKKKVEEQYKTSNVDVRVYVKDGKAKLTIVPKK; encoded by the coding sequence ATGGGCGATAGAGAGGACATAGAGATACTGGACGGGAAGATCATCCGGCTCAAGGTCGAGTACGAGCAGTACTTTGCCAGGGTATTGAAGCGCGAGCCGTCAAAGCTCAGGAACGACATCGAAAAAACGATACTCTCCCTGAACGGCAGGACCATAAACAATACCTCGACAAAGTTCAAGCTCAATTCGATCGTCGCCAGGTACAATTCATACAGGCAGCACTGGGACAGGGTGCTCCGCGCAATAGAGGAGGGGACTTACGTCAGGAAGGCCGAGGGCGCGCCGGGGCAGGTGGCTGCCGAGGCGGGACGGCCTGCCCCGTCCAGTCAGCCTGTGCAGGCGCAAAAGGCCGGCGCAAAAGGCCCCGCGCCGTCGGACGGCGGCTTCGAGGACATCTACAAGAGGTACATAGAGGCGAGAAAGGAGTGCCGCGAGCCGGTGGAGGGCATAACCGTCGAGAGCCTCAAAAAGACTATAGAGCAGTACAAGAAGAAGGTGGAGGAGCAGTACAAGACGAGCAACGTGGACGTCAGGGTCTATGTGAAGGACGGGAAGGCGAAGCTTACGATCGTGCCGAAGAAGTAG
- a CDS encoding ethylbenzene dehydrogenase-related protein, protein MRARVILLALLLSGAVLAAPSEAADVDWRGVKPAKIALFYPGVVSWEFLVSEDHRLGARMIKSGRKDCRNCHLAKDGTLDIKADEIASGSLKMKRSLKPFEPEPGAGRKGFISAEVQAAYDGEHLYLRFRWSSAGAGWDKSAKTPDRISVQANKSDPLFRASGCFITCHNDLSTMPHAPSKKEIGEHPAYRGKDEVSLYSVHAKSSWDKRKADAEDSKAAGLIDLKSVELGKGLARAADGWVYDEKAWEERPAFEGSGYWSEGAYTAVFKKPMGRAGKYDMAVSEGDVFTIAIAIHEDGTRERRHYVSLPVSIGIGSGGDIQAIRLKD, encoded by the coding sequence ATGCGTGCCAGGGTCATCCTTTTGGCGCTGTTGCTTTCCGGCGCCGTGCTTGCCGCCCCGTCGGAGGCCGCGGACGTTGACTGGCGCGGGGTCAAGCCCGCCAAGATCGCCCTCTTCTACCCGGGTGTCGTCTCCTGGGAATTCCTCGTGAGCGAGGACCACAGGCTGGGCGCAAGGATGATAAAGTCCGGCAGGAAGGACTGCAGGAACTGCCATCTCGCAAAGGACGGGACGCTCGACATAAAGGCCGACGAGATAGCCTCGGGCTCGCTCAAGATGAAGAGGTCTTTGAAGCCCTTCGAGCCTGAGCCGGGCGCCGGCAGGAAGGGCTTCATCTCGGCGGAGGTCCAGGCCGCGTACGACGGCGAGCACCTTTACCTAAGGTTCAGGTGGAGCTCAGCCGGCGCCGGATGGGACAAGTCGGCAAAAACCCCTGACAGGATATCAGTGCAGGCGAATAAGTCGGACCCGTTATTCAGGGCGAGCGGCTGCTTCATAACATGCCATAACGACCTTTCAACCATGCCGCACGCCCCTTCCAAAAAGGAGATAGGCGAGCATCCGGCCTACAGGGGCAAGGACGAGGTGAGCCTGTATTCCGTCCACGCGAAATCGTCCTGGGACAAAAGGAAAGCCGATGCGGAGGACAGCAAGGCCGCCGGGCTCATAGACCTGAAATCGGTAGAGCTGGGGAAGGGGCTCGCCAGGGCCGCCGACGGATGGGTCTATGATGAAAAGGCATGGGAAGAGAGGCCTGCTTTCGAAGGCTCGGGATACTGGTCGGAGGGCGCGTACACGGCGGTTTTCAAGAAGCCTATGGGCCGGGCAGGCAAATATGACATGGCAGTCTCCGAAGGCGATGTCTTTACCATCGCCATCGCAATCCACGAGGACGGGACAAGGGAGAGGAGGCATTACGTCTCCCTGCCGGTCTCGATAGGAATCGGCTCGGGCGGCGATATACAGGCAATAAGGCTCAAGGACTGA
- a CDS encoding methyl-accepting chemotaxis protein, with protein sequence MFRQGLKSKILTLTIGLTLIGFGALIYLVINEEEKSLLRERFNASELMAQPILHTIYKDMLDERADMPRFLIEGLKTIKGVERVQLIRSNGVEEAFQDFKTLEAVKAEFGEIKPEWLVDHPNKLNNIAKGINNPDFKEVLQAFNEGQKEAAWYIESEGDRSLFTYLRPIEYRPKCSSCHEHEEAARGVLMITTSLDEMYGILDGARNKWIFYGLLTMSAIAVTLSFLVTGVITRPIDRAVVMLKAIAEGKGDLTKRLEISSNDEIGLLGRWFNKFVEGMQVMVSDIFGISREVSAASRQIGASSEKIIDAAKKQLQAAEDTSASIQEMDASIKTVAEEAEALRSSSSEVSESVRTMSGSVEDVKVNIEKLFISGSSTTSSINEIAVSINQVASHVDELFKNTEDVVSSIIDIGENVKEVEAYSRSQAELAERVRVDAEDLGMASVVKTREGIEKVSEEVASTALVVNRLGERSKEIGKILTVINDIADTTHLLALNATILAAQAGEHGKGFAVVARQVKELATKTTSSTKEIAGLITQVQSEVSVAVESMRRSSEKVEDGVLLSRNAQEALIKILDSSRRSFEMAKLIEKATIEQTRGTGQIASAVQVMSHMVGDIKNAAGEQSHAAKEILKDTAQMREFMEKVKSSTMEQARETRRVAEAIFRVLEKISKVADATSEQMVFSKRIVNAVDTIKKTAEDNATLAARLERTVEEMNREADALKSTVANFKA encoded by the coding sequence ATGTTCCGGCAGGGCTTGAAATCCAAGATACTGACCCTTACCATCGGGCTCACCCTCATCGGCTTCGGGGCGCTCATCTATCTCGTCATAAACGAGGAGGAGAAGAGCCTCTTGAGAGAGCGCTTCAACGCGAGCGAACTCATGGCCCAGCCCATACTCCACACGATTTACAAGGACATGCTCGACGAGCGCGCGGACATGCCGCGCTTCCTCATAGAGGGCCTGAAGACCATCAAGGGCGTTGAGCGGGTCCAGCTCATAAGGTCTAACGGCGTAGAGGAGGCCTTCCAGGATTTCAAGACCCTCGAGGCGGTCAAGGCCGAATTCGGGGAGATAAAGCCCGAGTGGCTCGTCGACCACCCCAATAAGCTAAATAACATCGCCAAGGGCATAAACAACCCCGATTTCAAGGAGGTCCTCCAGGCCTTCAACGAGGGGCAGAAAGAGGCGGCCTGGTACATCGAGAGCGAGGGGGACAGAAGCCTTTTCACTTATCTCCGGCCAATAGAGTACAGGCCCAAATGCTCCTCATGCCACGAGCACGAGGAGGCGGCGAGGGGTGTACTCATGATAACCACCTCGCTTGACGAGATGTACGGCATCCTCGACGGGGCGAGGAACAAGTGGATATTCTACGGCCTGCTGACCATGAGCGCCATAGCCGTGACGCTCAGTTTCCTCGTGACCGGCGTCATCACACGCCCCATCGACCGGGCGGTCGTCATGCTCAAGGCGATAGCCGAGGGCAAGGGCGACCTTACGAAGAGGCTCGAGATAAGCTCGAACGACGAGATAGGTCTTTTGGGCAGGTGGTTCAATAAGTTCGTCGAGGGCATGCAGGTAATGGTCAGCGACATCTTCGGCATCTCCAGGGAGGTCTCGGCAGCTTCCCGGCAGATCGGGGCGTCCTCGGAAAAGATAATAGACGCTGCGAAAAAACAGCTCCAGGCCGCCGAGGACACGTCCGCCTCCATACAGGAGATGGACGCGTCGATAAAGACGGTCGCGGAGGAGGCCGAGGCGCTCCGTAGCTCCTCTAGCGAGGTCTCGGAGTCGGTCCGCACCATGTCAGGCTCGGTCGAGGACGTTAAGGTCAACATAGAGAAGCTCTTCATCTCCGGCTCGTCGACCACGTCGTCGATAAACGAGATAGCGGTCTCCATAAACCAGGTGGCCTCCCACGTTGACGAGCTCTTCAAGAACACGGAGGACGTCGTCTCCTCCATCATCGACATAGGAGAGAACGTCAAGGAGGTCGAGGCCTATTCGAGGAGCCAGGCCGAGCTCGCGGAACGTGTCAGGGTGGACGCCGAGGACCTCGGCATGGCGTCGGTCGTGAAGACGAGGGAGGGGATAGAGAAGGTGAGCGAGGAGGTGGCCTCCACGGCCCTCGTCGTTAACCGCCTCGGCGAGAGGTCGAAGGAGATAGGGAAGATACTTACCGTCATAAACGACATAGCGGACACGACCCACCTCCTTGCGTTGAACGCCACGATACTGGCGGCCCAGGCCGGAGAGCACGGCAAGGGGTTCGCTGTCGTCGCCCGCCAGGTTAAGGAGCTTGCCACCAAGACTACCTCTTCCACCAAGGAGATAGCGGGCCTCATAACGCAGGTCCAGAGCGAGGTCTCGGTGGCGGTCGAGTCCATGAGGAGGAGCTCGGAGAAGGTCGAGGACGGGGTGCTCCTTTCGAGGAACGCGCAGGAGGCGCTCATAAAGATACTCGATTCGTCCCGGAGGTCCTTCGAGATGGCCAAGCTCATCGAGAAGGCCACCATAGAGCAGACCAGGGGCACGGGCCAGATCGCGAGCGCCGTGCAGGTGATGAGCCACATGGTCGGCGACATAAAGAACGCGGCGGGAGAGCAGTCCCACGCGGCAAAGGAGATCCTGAAGGACACGGCCCAGATGCGCGAGTTCATGGAGAAGGTCAAGTCCTCGACTATGGAGCAGGCCAGGGAGACGAGGAGGGTCGCGGAGGCGATATTCAGGGTGCTGGAGAAGATATCGAAGGTTGCCGACGCCACCTCCGAGCAGATGGTCTTCTCGAAAAGGATAGTGAACGCGGTAGATACAATCAAGAAGACCGCTGAGGACAACGCGACCCTGGCGGCAAGGCTCGAGAGGACCGTCGAGGAGATGAACAGGGAGGCTGACGCGTTGAAGAGCACGGTTGCGAACTTCAAGGCGTAG